A window of the Podospora bellae-mahoneyi strain CBS 112042 chromosome 6, whole genome shotgun sequence genome harbors these coding sequences:
- the MDV1 gene encoding Mitochondrial fission protein (EggNog:ENOG503NWMN; COG:S) yields MADPGQKDDFPDLSSFDDDVSVISTRGVEAFGRKVTSTASHLIGTIADPTSHPHYTRAMTEVSRQLTKPSLQRTMFSMARTTPTDLVRSRLSTTEIHSRALAYVPDELLKNIPEDENSYSLFQGFKASFPEFAEDSKGKKHRRRVSRGRRLLEERPTTPDGSPESVHKIKKEKSTMMHQLEMLSIRKNMASAEIKEIDAKLENLVGMRKIILERLAALEKDEALLEHDIVEVETRLEEAQEMAVEAASIAQHTPARSEDGQNEDENAPGFMSQSIYEKLPSVSSGSGPVKRKPRSIRRKSAPILHEHFEPGSMIRSMRAHQDSITTLDFDAPFGLMVSAAMDDSVRVWDLNAGRCIGLLDGHTASVRALQVEDNFLATGSMDATIRLWDLSKAHYDPQGSSFGKEEDDDEDALAFENPSDLPVDPPANSMADCPLFTLQAHLDEITALHFRGNVLVSGSADKTLRQWDLEKGRCVQTLDVMWAAAQATALSHDNDTWRQTNKAPDTSADFVGALQVFESALACGTADGMVRLWDLRSGQVHRSLVGHTGPVTCLQFDDVHLVTGSLDRSIRIWDLRTGSIYDAYAYDNPITSMMFDQRRIVAAAGEDVVKVYDKVEGRHWDCGAGITEADEAKSPAIVEQVRIRDGYMVEGRRDGIVGVWTC; encoded by the exons ATGGCCGACCCAGGGCAGAAGGATGACTTTCCCGACCTGTCGTCCTTTGACGACGATGTGTCGGTGATATCT ACTCGAGGAGTCGAGGCATTCGGCCGCAAAGTGACGAGCACGGCGAGCCATCTGATCGGTACTATTGCCGATccaacctcccaccctcaCTACACCAGGGCCATGACCGAGGTCTCCCGTCAGTTGACGAAACCGTCTCTGCAGCGCACCATGTTCTCGATGGCGCGCACTACGCCTACCGACCTGGTCAGGTCCCGCCTCTCTACCACGGAAATACATTCGCGCGCTCTTGCCTATGTACCGGAtgagctgctcaagaacATCCCCGAGGATGAGAACTCGTACTCTCTTTTCCAGGGCTTCAAAGCCAGCTTCCCCGAGTTCGCCGAGGAttccaagggcaagaagcaCAGGCGGCGTGTCTCCAGAGGAAGACGGCTTCTGGAGGAAAGGCCCACGACACCGGATGGATCGCCGGAATCGGTGCAtaagatcaagaaggagaagtcAACCATGATGCATcagttggagatgttgagcaTTCGGAAGAATATGGCCAGTGcagagatcaaggagattgaTGCCAAATTGGAGAACCTTGTAGGCATGAGGAAGATCATCCTTGAAAGGCTGGCAGCTCTGGAGAAGGACGAGGCGTTGCTTGAGCATGATA ttgtcgaggttgagacGAGATTAGAAGAGGCTCAGGAGATGGCTGTCGAGGCAGCCTCTATTGCCCAACACACACCGGCGAGATCAGAAGACGGGCAAAACGAGGACGAGAACGCACCTGGTTTCATGTCGCAATCCATTTACGAGAAGCTCCCATCAGTATCATCAGGAAGTGGTCCCGTTAAGCGGAAGCCGAGAAGTATCAGGAGGAAGTCGGCGCCGATTTTGCACGAGCACTTCGAGCCAGGAAGCATGATCCGCTCGATGCGCGCGCATCAGGACAGCATCACTACTCTCGACTTTGACGCCCCCTTTGGATTGATGGTTTCGGCTGCAATGGATGATTCGGTTCGTGTTTGGGATCTGAACGCTGGTCGCTGCATTGGTCTCTTGGATGGCCACACTGCTTCTGTTCGCGCTCTCCAGGTCGAAGACAACTTCTTGGCAACTGGCTCTATGGATGCGACTATTCGGCTCTGGGATCTCAGCAAGGCTCACTACGACCCGCAAGGCAGCAGCTTTGgtaaggaggaggacgatgacgaggacgcTCTTGCCTTCGAGAACCCCAGCGACTTGCCGGTAGATCCTCCTGCCAACAGCATGGCTGATTGCCCACTCTTCACCTTGCAAGCTCATCTTGACGAAATCACGGCTCTTCACTTCCGAGGCAATGTTCTTGTGTCAGGTTCTGCTGATAAGACTCTTCGGCAATGGGATCTGGAGAAGGGACGTTGCGTGCAGACTCTGGACGTTATGTGGGCTGCCGCGCAGGCCACTGCTCTCTCCCACGATAATGATACCTGGAGACAAACCAACAAGGCCCCGGATACGTCTGCGGATTTCGTTGGCGCACTCCAAGTCTTCGAATCCGCACTCGCCTGCGGTACGGCCGATGGCATGGTCAGGCTCTGGGATTTGCGCAGCGGACAGGTGCATCGCAGCTTGGTAGGCCATACTGGGCCTGTCACCTGCCTGCAGTTTGACGACGTACACCTGGTTACTGGCAGTTTGGACAGAAGCATTCGG ATCTGGGATCTCCGAACTGGGTCCATCTATGACGCCTATGCTTATGACAACCCGATCACAAGCATGATGTTTGACCAAAGACGCAttgtcgctgctgctggcgaggaTGTCGTCAAGGTATACGACAAGGTTGAGGGACGGCACTGGGACTGCGGTGCTGGCATCACCGAGGCCGATGAAGCCAAGAGCCCTGCCATCGTGGAGCAAGTGCGCATCCGGGACGGATACATGGTTGAGGGTCGGCGGGACGGCATCGTTGGCGTCTGGACCTGCTAG
- a CDS encoding hypothetical protein (COG:C; EggNog:ENOG503NWH7), whose amino-acid sequence MAPTFEEALTSTFTLATPPKGPLARYRLLSPTAGVRVSPLCLGGLNIGDEWKALMGEMTQPQAFSLLDYFYSAGGNFIDTANAYQKEQSEQWIREWMARRGVRDQMFISTKYSNNFRAGHGETEIMASYIGNGTKSLHTSVHALLKKLQTGYIDLLFVHWYDYATSIPELMQSLNVLVNQGKVLYLGISDAPAWVVTKANQYARDHALRGFSVYQGEWSAVARDFERDVIPMCREEGMGIMPWGALGGGNFKSEEGGGERGRVHAPVGERHVKVAKALGRVAERRGTRLTSVALAYVMQKAPYVFSLVGGRKIEHLRENIEALKVRLEREDFEEIEGTVEFDLGWPNKLQFGGGLPENMQDFWLMGTAGWFDNVPVVKAIVPAKEEEAGDLSSEHADGAKMVSLVSGGWKGVKGE is encoded by the exons ATGGCACCCACCTTTGAAGAAGCCCTCACCTCTACCTTTACCCTCGCGACTCCCCCCAAAGGCCCTCTGGCGCGCTACCGACTCCTGTCTCCCACAGCAGGAGTGAGAGTCAGCCCGCTGTGCTTGGGTGGTTTAAACATTGGTGATGAGTG GAAAGCCCTCATGGGCGAAATgacccaaccccaagccttctccctcctcgactaCTTCTACTCGGCCGGGGGCAACTTCATCGACACGGCCAACGCCTACCAAAAGGAGCAGTCTGAGCAGTGGATCAGGGAGTGGATGGCCCGGCGTGGGGTCAGAGATCAGATGT TCATCTCAACCAAATACAGCAACAACTTCCGCGCCGGCCACGGCGAAACCGAGATCATGGCCAGCTACATCGGCAACGGCACCAAGTCATTACACACCAGCGTTCACGCCTTGTTAAAGAAGCTACAGACGGGGTACATCGACCTGCTCTTCGTCCACTGGTACGACTACGCGACTTCAATCCCGGAGCTGATGCAGAGTCTCAACGTGCTGGTCAATCAAGGAAAGGTTCTGTATCTTGGGATCAGCGACGCGCCGGCGTGGGTGGTGACAAAGGCGAATCAGTACGCGAGGGATCACGCGCTTAGGGGGTTTAGTGTTTACCAGGGTGAGTGGTCAGCTGTGGCGAGGGATTTTGAGAGGGATGTTATACCGATGTgtagggaggaggggatggggatcaTGCCTTGGGGTGcgttggggggtgggaattTCAAGAGTGAG gagggggggggtgaaaGGGGAAGGGTTCACGCGCCGGTTGGGGAGAGACATGTCAAGGTTGCTAAGGCGTTGGGACgggtggcggagaggagggggacgaggttgacgagTGTGGCGCTGGCATATGTGATGCAGAAGGCGCCGTATGTTTTTTCGCTcgtgggggggaggaagattgAGCATTTGAGGGAGAATATTGAGGCgttgaaggtgaggttggagagggaggattttgaggagattgagggAACGGTGGAGTTTGATTTGGGTTGGCCGAATAAGTTgcagtttgggggggggttgccAGAGAATATGCAGGATTTTTGGTTGATGGGGACGGCGGGGTGGTTTGATAATGTGCCGGTTGTGAAGGCTATTGTGccggccaaggaggaggaggctggtgaTCTGAGTAGTGAACATGCGGATGGGGCTAAGATGGTGTCgttggtgagtggtgggtggaagggggtCAAAGGGGAGTAA